From one Melioribacteraceae bacterium genomic stretch:
- a CDS encoding cytochrome c3 family protein, with protein MKKTLLDYTLKIRLPLTLFVVAATFVITFYASRAERDGIGYEPEQPIAFSHRLHAGLMEIDCQYCHTGVEKGRHALIPSVNICMNCHSVARKNQPEIIKLTEYYENNKPLPWERIHKVPEYAYFNHSVHVNNKIECESCHGDVAQMDVVKQVKGFTMGDCLACHRSPEEHLPYLKNVKIGPENCAACHR; from the coding sequence ATGAAAAAAACTTTACTTGACTATACTCTTAAAATTCGCCTTCCATTAACATTATTTGTAGTAGCAGCAACATTCGTAATAACTTTTTATGCATCAAGAGCCGAAAGAGACGGGATTGGTTATGAACCCGAACAACCGATTGCTTTCTCACATAGACTTCATGCCGGTTTAATGGAAATCGATTGTCAATATTGTCATACCGGTGTTGAAAAGGGAAGACATGCTTTAATTCCTTCCGTTAACATCTGCATGAATTGCCACTCAGTTGCACGAAAAAATCAACCGGAAATTATTAAGTTGACAGAGTATTACGAGAATAACAAACCATTACCATGGGAACGAATTCACAAAGTTCCTGAGTATGCATACTTTAATCATAGTGTTCACGTTAATAATAAAATAGAATGTGAATCTTGTCATGGAGATGTTGCTCAAATGGATGTTGTTAAACAAGTAAAAGGATTTACAATGGGAGATTGTTTAGCATGTCACAGAAGCCCGGAAGAACATTTACCATATCTTAAAAATGTAAAAATCGGACCGGAAAATTGTGCAGCTTGTCATAGATAA
- the nrfD gene encoding polysulfide reductase NrfD: MSTVDYSQELSVIENKPSLRQIDDLIAKPLESMPDKKYYIALAVTISMLMIGVIGLGLSFYYGTGLWGNNNPVGWGFPIVNFVFWVGIGHAGTLISAILFLFRQKWRTGIARFAEGMTIFAVMTAGIFPLIHVGRPWLAGYLFPYPNQHSLWVNFSSPLLWDVFAVSTYLTVSFIFWYVGLIPDFATLRDRTTNKIKKIIYSVFSLGWRHSNRHWQHYEMVYLILAGFATPLVLSVHTIVSFDFAVSIIPGWHTTIFPPYFVAGAVFSGFAMVQNVLIFIRKIFNFEHIITIDTLEKMNKIIVLTGSMVGYAYAMEFFIAWYSGVQPEQFTFINRAFGPYAWAYWIMVSCNVIFPQLFWFKKIRRAIPAMFVIGVLVNVGMWFERFVITVTSLSRDYLPSSWAYYTPTLTDFSILIGSFGLFFTLMLLFTKTLPVVSIAEVKAVLDDSQPSHKDH, from the coding sequence GTGTCCACAGTTGACTACTCACAAGAATTATCTGTTATCGAAAATAAACCTTCCTTAAGGCAAATTGATGATTTAATTGCTAAGCCGCTTGAGAGCATGCCGGATAAAAAATATTACATTGCTCTTGCAGTGACTATTAGTATGTTGATGATTGGTGTTATTGGATTGGGACTTTCGTTTTATTACGGAACCGGCTTGTGGGGTAACAATAATCCGGTTGGATGGGGTTTTCCGATTGTTAACTTCGTGTTTTGGGTTGGTATTGGTCACGCCGGTACACTTATTTCTGCAATTCTCTTTTTATTTAGACAGAAATGGAGAACCGGTATTGCACGATTTGCCGAAGGTATGACAATATTTGCAGTTATGACTGCCGGTATTTTTCCTCTTATTCACGTTGGGCGTCCTTGGTTAGCAGGTTATCTTTTCCCTTATCCGAATCAGCATTCTTTATGGGTTAATTTTTCGTCACCTTTATTGTGGGACGTTTTTGCGGTTTCTACCTACTTAACAGTTTCGTTTATTTTTTGGTACGTTGGATTAATTCCGGATTTTGCAACATTGCGAGATAGAACGACTAATAAAATTAAGAAAATCATTTACTCTGTATTTAGTCTTGGTTGGAGACATTCGAACAGACATTGGCAGCATTATGAAATGGTTTATTTGATATTGGCTGGGTTTGCAACTCCGCTCGTATTATCGGTTCATACAATTGTGAGTTTTGATTTCGCAGTTTCAATTATACCCGGTTGGCATACAACCATATTCCCGCCTTATTTTGTTGCGGGCGCTGTTTTTTCAGGTTTTGCGATGGTTCAAAACGTCCTGATTTTCATTCGAAAAATATTCAACTTCGAACACATCATTACCATAGACACACTTGAAAAAATGAATAAGATTATAGTTCTAACCGGAAGTATGGTTGGTTATGCATATGCAATGGAGTTTTTCATTGCTTGGTATTCCGGCGTTCAGCCTGAACAGTTTACTTTTATCAACAGAGCATTTGGTCCTTATGCTTGGGCATATTGGATTATGGTTTCCTGTAATGTGATTTTCCCGCAATTATTCTGGTTCAAAAAAATTCGACGAGCAATTCCGGCAATGTTTGTTATTGGTGTTCTTGTTAATGTCGGTATGTGGTTTGAAAGATTTGTTATAACAGTTACGTCTTTATCAAGAGATTATTTACCTTCTAGTTGGGCTTATTATACACCAACACTTACAGACTTCTCAATATTGATTGGTAGCTTTGGGTTATTCTTTACACTTATGTTATTATTTACGAAAACATTACCGGTTGTGTCAATTGCAGAAGTTAAAGCTGTTTTGGATGACTCACAACCTTCACATAAGGATCATTGA
- a CDS encoding quinol:cytochrome C oxidoreductase — MSSSETKIEYSRKELPSGFGKAGIALFAIGLVLVILSFFVDATRSSFNNLILLMFLSSIGVGSLFLVAVEYLAGAVWSTPFRRIPEFLGAILFILPIVAIPIYFNLHDMFHWTHTEDVMNDEILKGKSGYLNVQFFTIRIIAIFLIWILFYVLFTKRSKKQDSTGDQKLTTANIKTSAVFMPIFAITITLASIDWIMSLEPHWFSTIFGVYYFAGTILAAIAVATYLVVYLNEKGIFVKGIKTDHYYSFGALMFAFVNFWAYIAFSQFLLIYYANLPEETFWYLERWEGNWLIVSIILIVVHFVVPYFGLVSQPSKTNPKRLKFMAIWILVAHMIDLYWLIMPTYSKDSVPFGWMELGFPFLAFGIMVIVFGLKAKKENIIPIGDPKLKRGLDFRL; from the coding sequence ATGAGTTCATCAGAAACAAAAATTGAATATTCTAGAAAGGAATTACCGTCAGGTTTTGGAAAAGCCGGAATTGCACTTTTTGCTATCGGATTAGTTTTGGTAATTTTATCTTTCTTTGTTGATGCAACCCGAAGTTCATTCAATAATTTGATATTGCTTATGTTTTTAAGCAGTATCGGTGTTGGGTCATTATTTTTAGTAGCAGTTGAATATCTAGCAGGTGCTGTTTGGAGCACTCCATTTAGGAGGATACCAGAATTTTTGGGAGCAATTCTATTTATACTTCCGATAGTTGCTATACCAATTTATTTTAATTTGCATGATATGTTTCACTGGACGCATACAGAAGATGTAATGAATGATGAAATATTGAAAGGGAAGTCAGGTTATCTCAATGTTCAATTTTTTACAATAAGAATTATAGCAATCTTTTTAATCTGGATATTGTTCTACGTTCTCTTTACAAAACGCTCAAAAAAGCAAGATAGTACCGGTGATCAAAAATTGACTACTGCAAATATCAAAACCTCGGCTGTTTTTATGCCGATATTTGCTATAACAATAACACTTGCTTCTATCGATTGGATAATGAGCTTAGAACCACATTGGTTCAGCACAATATTCGGCGTTTATTATTTTGCCGGAACAATTCTCGCAGCTATTGCCGTTGCTACATATCTCGTAGTTTATTTAAATGAAAAGGGAATATTTGTAAAAGGAATCAAGACTGATCATTATTATAGTTTTGGTGCGCTAATGTTTGCATTTGTAAATTTCTGGGCATACATAGCATTCTCCCAATTCCTTTTAATCTATTATGCAAACTTACCGGAAGAAACTTTTTGGTACTTAGAGAGGTGGGAAGGTAACTGGTTAATTGTCTCGATTATATTAATAGTTGTTCATTTTGTTGTTCCATACTTTGGTTTAGTATCACAACCTTCTAAAACAAATCCAAAGAGGTTGAAGTTTATGGCTATTTGGATTCTGGTAGCTCATATGATTGACTTATACTGGTTGATTATGCCGACTTACAGTAAAGATTCCGTCCCATTCGGTTGGATGGAACTTGGATTTCCTTTCTTAGCCTTTGGTATTATGGTAATTGTGTTTGGATTGAAAGCTAAAAAAGAAAATATAATTCCTATCGGTGATCCTAAACTTAAACGAGGATTAGATTTTAGACTCTAA
- a CDS encoding TAT-variant-translocated molybdopterin oxidoreductase yields the protein MSDKKKINNPNFWRSIKEYHDNDAVFESKVNEFKEGVTDDFEPSEINGVSRRKFLALLSASAAFAVTSCTDYRDKGEIVPYNKRPEGVLPGKPNFYASTCTECSQNCGILVKTREGRPIKVDGNPDHPVNKGKLCTIGQASILNLYDPERLQYPLKGNSKTSWDTVNSDIIAELNSADTSNKEIAIITGAITSPTTARLLNDFVNKFPTAKVYSYELINDKNKRDAWKESYGVDTIPAIKLDEADVILSLDSDFLGKENSSVENMRKFASRRDLMKGTDFNRLYVAEGGMSLTGTNADYRLRVRPDYQLQFVLALLNEIVNRRNASEISLSSSATSLISKHDLKSFVTKHNLNEKYIASLVDDLIQNKGKAIVLAGETLDKEVHIAVNLLNEVLGNSSLYNENSYSSLQLSMSSAEDIKRLIGNMKSGSVGVVIHFDTNPVYHFPGKLDYVSALANVKTTISLSENINETSEKCLYTLPINHTLESWNDFQVRSDVYSTQQPVISPLFDSRQKEAIVFNWINNKNYSDDIYHKYLMNNFRELVYSNFNTIVDFNTFWFTTLHDGVIAIKNDSLKLAFKISAFESIKESKVSESIAVQLQKNYFIGDGRFTNNGWLQETPHPVSKVTWDNYAALSPATAEKLSVENNDVIKIEINNSQLEITAFVQPGMADDLITIELGYGRTVAGEAGSNVGFNANNLLNYVENNTQYILGNATVSKTGSTYALVSTQEHHAVDDSLVKDFHLIRDIIQEGTIEKYKTDPKFLHHGSHKLLNITEPFAYEGVKWGMAIDLNKCTSCSACVTSCNVENNIPVVGKDQVANGREMQWIRLDRYYSGTPEDPIVSNQPMLCQHCDNAPCENVCPVNATNHSTDGLNQMAYNRCVGTRYCANNCPYKVRRFNFYNFRDHFANAYYENDVTSLVNNPEVTVRSRGVMEKCTFCVQRIMDERENAIREGREVIGSNVKTACQTACPTDAIKFGDINDQNSEVYKYRNHDLGYHVLEVLNVRPNVTYLAKLRNIHSEEV from the coding sequence ATGTCTGATAAGAAAAAAATCAATAATCCGAATTTTTGGCGAAGCATTAAAGAATATCATGATAATGATGCAGTCTTTGAATCGAAAGTAAACGAATTCAAAGAAGGGGTTACGGATGATTTTGAACCCTCCGAAATTAACGGTGTCTCAAGAAGAAAATTTTTAGCTCTACTCTCGGCTTCTGCTGCTTTTGCAGTTACTTCTTGCACAGATTATCGTGATAAAGGTGAGATTGTGCCTTACAACAAAAGACCGGAAGGAGTATTACCGGGAAAACCGAATTTTTATGCTTCAACTTGTACAGAATGTTCCCAAAACTGTGGAATTTTAGTTAAGACACGAGAAGGAAGACCAATTAAAGTTGATGGTAATCCTGACCATCCGGTTAATAAAGGAAAGTTATGTACAATTGGTCAAGCATCAATTCTTAACCTTTATGATCCGGAAAGATTGCAATATCCATTAAAAGGGAATAGTAAGACGAGTTGGGATACCGTTAACTCTGACATTATCGCAGAGTTGAATTCAGCAGACACATCAAATAAAGAAATTGCAATAATAACCGGAGCAATTACATCTCCAACAACAGCTCGTCTATTAAATGATTTTGTAAATAAATTTCCCACTGCAAAAGTTTATTCATACGAATTAATTAATGATAAAAATAAAAGAGATGCATGGAAAGAATCCTATGGCGTTGATACAATTCCGGCTATAAAACTTGATGAAGCTGATGTAATTCTATCATTAGATTCTGATTTCTTAGGTAAAGAAAATTCTTCCGTTGAAAACATGAGAAAGTTTGCATCAAGAAGAGATTTAATGAAGGGAACTGATTTTAATCGTCTGTATGTAGCAGAAGGTGGGATGAGTTTAACAGGTACCAATGCAGACTACCGCTTACGTGTTCGTCCCGATTATCAATTACAATTTGTTCTGGCTTTACTCAATGAAATAGTAAATAGAAGAAATGCTTCGGAAATATCGCTAAGTTCTTCAGCTACATCGTTAATCTCAAAACATGATCTAAAAAGTTTTGTCACAAAGCATAATTTAAACGAAAAGTATATTGCTAGCCTGGTTGATGATCTCATCCAAAATAAAGGTAAGGCAATTGTTTTAGCCGGTGAAACTCTTGATAAAGAAGTACATATCGCAGTAAATCTTCTTAATGAAGTGCTGGGTAATTCATCTTTGTATAATGAAAATTCATATTCTTCGTTACAGCTATCAATGAGCAGCGCAGAAGATATCAAGCGATTAATTGGAAATATGAAATCCGGAAGTGTCGGAGTAGTAATTCATTTTGATACTAATCCCGTTTATCACTTTCCGGGAAAATTAGATTATGTTTCTGCCTTAGCTAATGTAAAAACTACAATTTCATTGTCAGAAAATATTAATGAAACTTCAGAGAAATGTCTTTATACATTACCTATAAATCATACACTTGAGTCATGGAATGACTTCCAAGTTAGAAGCGATGTTTACTCAACACAGCAGCCTGTAATTTCTCCGTTATTTGATTCTAGACAGAAAGAAGCAATTGTATTTAATTGGATAAATAATAAAAATTATTCCGATGATATTTATCATAAATACTTGATGAATAATTTTAGAGAATTGGTTTATTCTAATTTCAATACTATTGTCGATTTCAATACATTTTGGTTTACCACTCTTCATGATGGTGTCATCGCAATAAAGAATGATTCATTAAAATTAGCATTCAAAATAAGTGCATTCGAATCTATCAAAGAAAGTAAAGTATCCGAGTCCATCGCTGTTCAACTTCAGAAAAATTATTTCATCGGTGATGGAAGATTCACAAACAATGGTTGGCTTCAAGAAACTCCCCATCCGGTATCAAAAGTTACATGGGATAATTATGCTGCATTGTCTCCCGCTACTGCTGAAAAATTATCGGTTGAAAATAATGATGTAATAAAAATTGAAATAAACAATTCACAACTCGAAATTACTGCATTTGTTCAACCCGGTATGGCTGATGACCTTATTACGATAGAGTTGGGTTATGGAAGAACTGTTGCCGGTGAAGCCGGAAGTAATGTTGGCTTCAATGCAAATAATTTGTTGAATTATGTCGAGAATAATACTCAATACATTCTAGGAAATGCAACCGTAAGTAAAACCGGTTCTACCTATGCATTGGTTTCAACTCAAGAACATCACGCAGTTGATGATTCATTAGTAAAAGATTTTCACTTGATCAGAGATATTATTCAAGAAGGAACTATAGAAAAATACAAAACAGATCCTAAGTTTTTACATCATGGTTCACATAAATTATTAAATATTACCGAGCCGTTTGCTTATGAAGGTGTTAAGTGGGGAATGGCAATAGATTTAAATAAATGTACAAGCTGCTCTGCTTGTGTCACATCATGTAATGTTGAAAATAATATACCGGTGGTTGGAAAAGATCAAGTCGCAAACGGACGAGAAATGCAGTGGATCAGACTCGATAGATATTATTCCGGTACTCCGGAAGATCCGATTGTTAGCAATCAACCAATGTTATGTCAGCATTGCGACAACGCGCCTTGCGAAAATGTCTGCCCGGTAAATGCGACAAATCATAGTACCGACGGATTGAATCAAATGGCATATAACAGATGTGTTGGTACAAGGTATTGTGCAAATAACTGTCCATATAAAGTTCGCCGTTTTAACTTCTATAATTTCCGAGATCATTTTGCAAATGCGTATTATGAAAATGATGTAACTTCATTGGTGAATAATCCTGAGGTGACAGTTAGATCACGCGGCGTTATGGAAAAATGTACATTCTGTGTTCAACGTATTATGGATGAAAGAGAGAATGCAATTCGTGAAGGACGTGAAGTAATTGGAAGTAATGTTAAGACAGCATGTCAAACAGCTTGTCCAACTGATGCAATTAAATTTGGTGATATAAACGATCAGAATTCAGAAGTGTATAAATATAGAAATCATGATCTCGGCTATCATGTTTTGGAAGTATTAAATGTAAGACCTAACGTAACCTATTTAGCTAAATTAAGAAATATTCACTCGGAGGAAGTCTAG
- a CDS encoding c-type cytochrome, with protein MNPNKKYEPEIDFKALLKNPKRLFGWVFPYFFILMLMLGIFYVKNLNAISENTAQVNAPIEDEVKRTISAKKGAIMPAVDLEVIKNPSSDFIAKGKELYQQSCASCHGNNGLGDGAAGVALNPPPRNLTDLSGWTNGTDFVNLYKTLEEGIVKNGMAAYEYMPPVDRIAMIQYIRTLADYPEITEDQIQEADVTYNLTEGKATSNQITLDEAIDLVVKEKSVSPKLANIMIYMNNHPSIEGRDIFNNVAVNQYRVVSSFASINLNSLSLEEFVQISSSNFNEIGFSANVNTLEQDGWQKLFNYLKNVLGSASV; from the coding sequence ATGAACCCTAATAAAAAATACGAACCTGAAATTGATTTTAAAGCGTTGTTGAAAAATCCTAAGAGATTATTCGGATGGGTTTTCCCTTACTTCTTTATTCTCATGCTAATGCTGGGAATATTTTATGTCAAAAATTTAAATGCGATTTCTGAGAACACAGCACAAGTAAATGCACCGATTGAAGATGAGGTTAAAAGAACAATATCCGCTAAAAAAGGTGCTATTATGCCGGCAGTTGATCTTGAAGTAATTAAAAATCCTTCGAGTGATTTTATTGCAAAAGGGAAAGAACTGTATCAACAGAGTTGCGCAAGTTGTCATGGTAATAACGGTTTGGGTGATGGAGCAGCCGGTGTGGCTTTGAATCCTCCTCCAAGAAATTTAACAGATTTATCCGGCTGGACTAATGGAACCGATTTTGTAAACTTATATAAAACTCTTGAAGAAGGCATCGTAAAAAACGGAATGGCTGCATATGAATATATGCCACCGGTTGATAGAATCGCAATGATTCAATACATTCGAACACTTGCTGATTATCCTGAAATTACCGAAGATCAAATTCAAGAAGCAGATGTTACATATAATCTTACTGAAGGAAAGGCAACTTCAAATCAGATTACACTTGATGAAGCGATTGATTTGGTAGTAAAAGAAAAGTCAGTCAGTCCAAAACTTGCAAATATCATGATATATATGAATAATCATCCTTCAATTGAAGGAAGAGATATATTTAATAATGTTGCCGTTAATCAGTATAGAGTTGTTTCTTCTTTTGCTTCTATAAACTTAAATTCACTTTCGCTTGAGGAATTCGTTCAAATATCCAGCTCAAATTTTAATGAGATCGGTTTCTCAGCTAATGTAAATACTTTAGAGCAAGATGGTTGGCAGAAATTATTTAACTATTTGAAAAATGTCTTAGGAAGTGCTTCAGTATAA
- a CDS encoding DUF3341 domain-containing protein: MSEKVLFAISAIFNTPDEIIHAAEKTAEKGYKKFDVNTPYPIHGMPQAMKLGRSKLGYAALIFGLSGTLAALLMTFWMSAIDYPQIIGGKPFFAFPKYVPIMFEVTVLAAAIGTVVTMLFFFFKFPNNSHPLHDTDYMKKVSSDKFGVVIQADDELFNYGEVKRFLSEIGASEVNEIYWDDEEVSTNPRVLEPKFLGFLLVTAILISGVTYFSLNKLMFMVPFNWMMEQDKLLPQETSTLFADGFSMRPPVEGTISRGTIPYPYYGQPELAEKNLINPLDFTKENLDLGKKNYDIFCSPCHGYFGEGDSRLRGQFPNPPSIHSEKVRTWSDGRIYHVIAEGQNVMPSYSTQMTREEKWATVLYIRALQRALNAKESDL; this comes from the coding sequence ATGAGTGAAAAAGTTTTATTTGCGATATCGGCAATATTCAATACTCCTGATGAGATTATACATGCGGCTGAAAAAACAGCCGAAAAAGGTTACAAAAAATTTGATGTGAACACACCTTATCCAATTCATGGTATGCCGCAAGCAATGAAATTGGGGCGATCTAAATTGGGTTATGCAGCTTTGATTTTTGGATTAAGCGGTACACTTGCTGCATTATTAATGACATTTTGGATGTCTGCAATTGACTACCCGCAGATTATAGGTGGTAAACCATTTTTTGCATTCCCAAAATATGTTCCTATAATGTTTGAAGTAACAGTTTTGGCAGCAGCTATTGGAACTGTTGTTACTATGCTTTTCTTCTTTTTCAAATTCCCTAATAATTCTCATCCGCTGCATGATACCGATTATATGAAAAAAGTTTCGAGTGATAAGTTTGGTGTGGTTATTCAAGCAGACGATGAATTATTCAATTATGGGGAAGTAAAGAGATTCCTAAGTGAAATTGGTGCATCAGAAGTTAATGAAATTTATTGGGATGATGAAGAAGTAAGTACAAATCCACGTGTGCTTGAACCAAAGTTTTTAGGATTTCTTTTAGTTACTGCAATTCTGATATCCGGTGTTACTTATTTCTCTTTGAATAAGTTAATGTTTATGGTTCCATTTAATTGGATGATGGAACAAGATAAATTATTACCACAAGAAACATCCACATTGTTTGCCGATGGATTTTCCATGCGTCCACCAGTTGAAGGAACAATTTCAAGAGGAACAATCCCGTATCCATACTATGGCCAGCCTGAACTAGCGGAAAAGAATTTAATAAATCCACTCGATTTTACTAAAGAGAATTTAGATCTAGGAAAAAAGAATTACGATATCTTCTGCAGTCCGTGTCACGGTTATTTTGGAGAAGGTGACAGCAGACTAAGGGGACAATTTCCTAATCCACCTTCAATTCATTCAGAAAAAGTCAGAACTTGGAGTGATGGAAGAATTTATCACGTAATTGCAGAAGGACAAAATGTCATGCCTTCGTATTCAACTCAAATGACCAGAGAAGAAAAGTGGGCAACTGTTTTATACATCAGAGCATTACAACGTGCATTAAATGCCAAGGAGTCTGATCTATAA